A DNA window from Fimbriimonadaceae bacterium contains the following coding sequences:
- the purN gene encoding phosphoribosylglycinamide formyltransferase, whose amino-acid sequence MSEDGRIAILVGSQGRGSNMRALAEACARGDVPASVALVVSPREATGAVETARKLGLAVAVLPYKDPAYEERLVSLLHETGVQWVCLAGTMRLLPSQVLAAYPDRVLNIHPALLPKFGGKGMYGHHVHEAVLAAGETESGCTVHRVNERYDEGEIVLQLRCPVLPDDTPETLAARVLALEHQAYAQALALEIQRRNGG is encoded by the coding sequence ATGAGCGAGGATGGGCGGATCGCGATCTTGGTGGGCTCGCAAGGGCGGGGCTCCAACATGCGCGCGCTGGCGGAGGCTTGTGCTCGGGGCGATGTTCCCGCCTCCGTGGCGCTCGTGGTCTCACCCAGAGAGGCGACCGGAGCCGTCGAGACCGCCCGCAAGTTGGGCTTGGCCGTCGCCGTCCTCCCCTACAAGGATCCCGCCTATGAAGAGCGGTTGGTTTCCCTGCTCCACGAGACTGGCGTCCAGTGGGTCTGCCTCGCGGGCACCATGCGCCTGCTGCCCTCCCAAGTGTTGGCCGCCTATCCGGACCGGGTGCTGAACATCCACCCCGCCCTCCTGCCGAAGTTCGGGGGGAAGGGGATGTACGGGCATCACGTGCACGAGGCCGTGCTGGCCGCCGGAGAGACCGAATCGGGTTGCACGGTGCACCGGGTGAACGAACGCTACGACGAGGGCGAGATCGTGCTGCAGCTTCGATGCCCGGTGTTGCCGGACGACACGCCCGAGACCCTCGCGGCGCGCGTCTTGGCCCTCGAGCACCAGGCGTACGCGCAGGCTCTGGCTTTGGAGATCCAGCGGAGGAACGGTGGCTGA